In one window of Harpia harpyja isolate bHarHar1 chromosome 11, bHarHar1 primary haplotype, whole genome shotgun sequence DNA:
- the CRLF1 gene encoding cytokine receptor-like factor 1 isoform X1: protein MPLFFSPPLLLLLLFLLCLSLLHAEPLAYPAVISPQDPTLLIGSSLVATCTVSPDFHLKAEDLYWTLNGRRLPAASYAALGPTTLSVALARLNGSKQQSGDNLVCHSRDGGILAGSCLYVGLPPEKPVNITCWSKNMKDLTCKWAPGTEGETFLHTNYTLKYKLRWYGRDNTCQEYHTAGPYSCHIPKDLALFTPYEIWVEASNRLGVAVSDVVMLDILDVVTTDPPSDVHVSRVGDLEDQLSVRWSSPPALKDFLFQAKYQIQYRVEDSSEWKVVDDVGNQTSCRLAGLRPGTVYFVQVRCNPFGIYGSKKAGIWSDWSNPTAASTPRSERAAGGCDPKGGEQNTTLRRELKQFFGWVKKHAYGCSNLGIKLYDQWRVWLQKSHKTRNQVLPGDKL, encoded by the exons ATGCCGTTGTTCTTCTCgcccccccttctccttctcctcctctttctgctttgccTGAGTCTTCTCCACGCCGAACCCCTCGCTT ACCCCGCAGTGATTTCCCCCCAAGACCCCACCCTGCTGATCGGCTCCTCGCTGGTCGCCACGTGCACGGTCAGCCCGGACTTTCACCTGAAAGCCGAGGACCTGTACTGGACCCTGAACGGCCGGCGCCTGCCCGCCGCCTCCTACGCTGCCCTCGGCCCCACCACGCTCAGCGTGGCCCTCGCTCGCCTCAACGGCTCCAAGCAGCAATCGGGGGACAACCTGGTGTGTCACAGCAGAGACGGCGGCATCTTGGCCGGCTCCTGCCTTTACGTTGGAC tACCCCCAGAGAAACCAGTCAACATCACCTGCTGGTCCAAAAACATGAAGGACCTCACCTGCAAGTGGGCGCCGGGGACGGAAGGGGAGACCTTCCTGCACACCAACTACACCCTCAAGTACAAGCTCAG GTGGTACGGCCGAGACAACACGTGCCAGGAGTACCACACGGCCGGACCCTACTCCTGCCACATCCCCAAGGACCTGGCCCTCTTCACGCCCTACGAGATCTGGGTGGAGGCGTCCAACCGGCTGGGGGTGGCCGTCTCCGACGTCGTCATGTTGGACATCCTCGACGTGG TCACCACCGACCCGCCGTCGGACGTGCACGTCAGCCGGGTGGGGGACCTGGAGGACCAGCTGAGCGTGCGCTGGAGCTCCCCGCCGGCTCTCAAGGATTTCCTCTTCCAAGCCAAGTACCAGATCCAGTACCGGGTGGAGGACAGCTCGGAGTGGAAG GTGGTGGACGACGTGGGCAACCAGACGTCCTGCCGTCTGGCCGGCCTTCGCCCCGGCACCGTCTACTTTGTCCAGGTGCGCTGTAATCCCTTCGGCATCTACGGCTCCAAAAAAGCCGGCATCTGGAGCGACTGGAGCAACCCCACCGCCGCCTCCACCCCACGCAGCG AGCGAGCGGCGGGGGGCTGCGACCCCAAAGGGGGGGAGCAAAACACGACGCTGCGGAGGGAGCTGAAGCAGTTTTTCGGGTGGGTGAAGAAACACGCCTACGGCTGCTCCAACCTCGGCATCAAGCTCTACGACCAGTGGCGCGTGTGGCTGCAGAAATCGCACAAAACACGCAACCAG GTTCTTCCCGGCGATAAGTTGTAG
- the CRLF1 gene encoding cytokine receptor-like factor 1 isoform X2 codes for MPLFFSPPLLLLLLFLLCLSLLHAEPLAYPAVISPQDPTLLIGSSLVATCTVSPDFHLKAEDLYWTLNGRRLPAASYAALGPTTLSVALARLNGSKQQSGDNLVCHSRDGGILAGSCLYVGLPPEKPVNITCWSKNMKDLTCKWAPGTEGETFLHTNYTLKYKLRWYGRDNTCQEYHTAGPYSCHIPKDLALFTPYEIWVEASNRLGVAVSDVVMLDILDVVTTDPPSDVHVSRVGDLEDQLSVRWSSPPALKDFLFQAKYQIQYRVEDSSEWKVVDDVGNQTSCRLAGLRPGTVYFVQVRCNPFGIYGSKKAGIWSDWSNPTAASTPRSERAAGGCDPKGGEQNTTLRRELKQFFGWVKKHAYGCSNLGIKLYDQWRVWLQKSHKTRNQVGSSRR; via the exons ATGCCGTTGTTCTTCTCgcccccccttctccttctcctcctctttctgctttgccTGAGTCTTCTCCACGCCGAACCCCTCGCTT ACCCCGCAGTGATTTCCCCCCAAGACCCCACCCTGCTGATCGGCTCCTCGCTGGTCGCCACGTGCACGGTCAGCCCGGACTTTCACCTGAAAGCCGAGGACCTGTACTGGACCCTGAACGGCCGGCGCCTGCCCGCCGCCTCCTACGCTGCCCTCGGCCCCACCACGCTCAGCGTGGCCCTCGCTCGCCTCAACGGCTCCAAGCAGCAATCGGGGGACAACCTGGTGTGTCACAGCAGAGACGGCGGCATCTTGGCCGGCTCCTGCCTTTACGTTGGAC tACCCCCAGAGAAACCAGTCAACATCACCTGCTGGTCCAAAAACATGAAGGACCTCACCTGCAAGTGGGCGCCGGGGACGGAAGGGGAGACCTTCCTGCACACCAACTACACCCTCAAGTACAAGCTCAG GTGGTACGGCCGAGACAACACGTGCCAGGAGTACCACACGGCCGGACCCTACTCCTGCCACATCCCCAAGGACCTGGCCCTCTTCACGCCCTACGAGATCTGGGTGGAGGCGTCCAACCGGCTGGGGGTGGCCGTCTCCGACGTCGTCATGTTGGACATCCTCGACGTGG TCACCACCGACCCGCCGTCGGACGTGCACGTCAGCCGGGTGGGGGACCTGGAGGACCAGCTGAGCGTGCGCTGGAGCTCCCCGCCGGCTCTCAAGGATTTCCTCTTCCAAGCCAAGTACCAGATCCAGTACCGGGTGGAGGACAGCTCGGAGTGGAAG GTGGTGGACGACGTGGGCAACCAGACGTCCTGCCGTCTGGCCGGCCTTCGCCCCGGCACCGTCTACTTTGTCCAGGTGCGCTGTAATCCCTTCGGCATCTACGGCTCCAAAAAAGCCGGCATCTGGAGCGACTGGAGCAACCCCACCGCCGCCTCCACCCCACGCAGCG AGCGAGCGGCGGGGGGCTGCGACCCCAAAGGGGGGGAGCAAAACACGACGCTGCGGAGGGAGCTGAAGCAGTTTTTCGGGTGGGTGAAGAAACACGCCTACGGCTGCTCCAACCTCGGCATCAAGCTCTACGACCAGTGGCGCGTGTGGCTGCAGAAATCGCACAAAACACGCAACCAGGTAG GTTCTTCCCGGCGATAA